AGTATCTCTGCCCACACCGCGTATGGTATTGGCGCAGGAAGCAAGTACCATAAGAACGGCGCAGGCCGCGGCAATTTTCGTGAGTGTCGGTGCAGTCATGATTGGGAACCCCCTCTGAGTGGATATCGATCAAAAAAATATGGAGAAAGACCCTCCACCCGATAAACGCACAGCAACACAAAAGGTTCATGTGATCGCGTGCGGCGCAATCGCGCGCGAAATACTGGCGGTCACCAGAATAAACGGGCTCGATCATATCGATCTTCACTGTCTTCCCGCAATCTATCATTCCTATCCGCAAAAGATCGCACCAGCCCTGGAAGAGGCAATTGTCGATGCACGTACGCGCGGCTTCGAGAAGATCTTCATCGGCTATGCCGATTGCGGCACCGGCGGCGATATCGACAGAATTTGCGAGCGCGAGGGAATAGAGCGCCTTTCCGGACCGCATTGTTATTCCTTCTTTACGGGCAACGAGGCTTTCGCCGCGCGTGAAGATGACATCACATCGTTTTTCCTGACGGACTTCCTCGCCCGCCAGTTCGAAGCCTTCGTCATCGTCCCGCTCGGCCTCGATCGTCATCCCGAGCTGCGCGACATGTACTTCGGCAATTATCGCAAGGTGGTCTACCTTTCGCAGGAAGAGGATCCCGCCTTACAGGCGAAGGCGAAGGAAGCCGCAGCCTATCTCGGGCTGGACTATGAATATCGCTACACCGGGTACGGCGATCTTGCCCGTGAATTGCTGACCGTCTGATTACGAGATCTACGCCGCTTTTCTGTCTAGCTCCTCTTTCCCCGGGCCGACATGCTGGACGACAGAAGAACATTCAATCACAGTTCCAACCGACAATTCCAAAGGAAAATGCCCGTTGGGAACGCTTGCGGACAAGCTTTTCATGTCGCGTCGCTTTTCGGCATGTGGCGCGTCGTGGCGAGCGCAGTCCGATGATCGGCCGACGTGCATTCTTGCGTGAAGAGGAGATTTTGTGCATGGCGGATCGCATTGTCGTCTACTGGCGGGACATTCCGGCCCAGGTGATCATCAAGAAGGGCAGGCAGACGGCAAAACGCGAGCTTTCGCTGCGCTTTACCGAAGCGATCGACATGTGCGCCATGCGCACCGGCGCCGCCGAAACCGACGACTATCTTGCCGAATGGCGCAAGGCGGACCCGGTGCCCGTATCCGACGATCTCGAAGCCGAGGCAGACAAGGCCGCAAGCGAGCTTGAGGCTGCTTATGATCGCGAACGGCTGGTGGCGCTGGTGAAATCCGGAGGTCGCGATAATGGCTGATGCCGTTCAGAAGCCCGGCAATGCCGCAGCAGGCGCAAAGGCAGCCAGCGGCGCCTACACGCCGGCCGGCGTCTCGCCCAATCGCCGCGCCCGCCGCAAATATACGGTCCGCCTCTGGGCAGTCCGTCATTCGCGCTTCTTCGAATGGTTCTACCGTCGCTTCGCCGACGCTTTCCTGCTGCTTCATCCACTGTGGAAGGCGTTCGGCTATGACCGCGTGGAGCGCCCGATCACCTTCATCGAACGCAATGTGAAGGGCTTCCTGTTCGATTGCCGCATGTGCGGCCAGTGCGCGCTGTCATCGACAGGAATGTCCTGCCCGATGAACTGTCCCAAGCAGCTGCGCAATGGCCCCTGCGGCGGCGTGCGCGCCAACGGCAATTGCGAAGTGGAGCCCGACATGCCCTGCGTCTGGGTACAGGCCTGGAACGGTTCGAGGAATATGGTTCACGGGGACGCGATCCTCAATGTGCAGAAGCCCGTGAACCAGTCGTTGCGCGAAACATCGTCGTGGCTTCGCGTCACGGCGGAGGCCGCCGCAACCCGTGAAGCGGCGAAAAAGGAAGCCTGAGCGATGTCGCATATCGATGAAAACCCGCTTGGCGTCCATCTGCCGCTCGATCCCCTGCCCGGCCATTATTCGCTCGGGCGGCTGGAACGCGTGCTTCGCCGCGGCGAATTCGCCGTCACAGCCGAGCTCAACCCGCCCGACAGCGCCAATGCCGAAGACGTCTACGAGCGCGCCGCCATCTTCGAAGGCTGGGTCGATGGCATCAACGCCGTCGATGCCTCCGGCGCCAATTGCCATATGTCCTCAGTCGGTATCTGCGCATTGCTGACCCGGATGGGCTACGCCCCAATCATGCAGATCGCCTGCCGCGACAAGAACCGCATCGCGATCCAGGGCGACGTGCTGGGCGCTGCCGCGATGGGTGTGTGCAACATCATGTGCCTGACCGGTGACGGCGTGCAGGCCGGCGATCAGCCCGGCGCCAAGCCGGTCTTCGATCTCGACTGCATGTCGCTGCTTGAAACCGTGCGCATCATGCGCGACAACGCGAAATTTCTCTCCGGCCGCAAGCTGACGTCGCCGCCGAGGGTCTTTCTCGGCGCAGCCATCAATCCCTTCGCGCCGCCTTACGACTTCCGGCCCTACCGGCTGGCAAAGAAGATCGAGGCCGGCGCGCAGTTCGTCCAGAGCCAGTATTGCTACGATGTACCGATGTTCCGCGAATACATGAAGAAGGTGCGCGACCTCGGCCTGCACGAAAAATGCTTCATCCTCGTCGGCGTCGGCCCACTCGCCTCGGCAAAGACCGCCCGCTGGATGCGCTCCAACGTGCCGGGCGTCCATATTCCCGATGAAGTCATCAAGCGTATCGAAGGTGCGCAGGATCAGAAGAAGGAAGGCAAGCAGCTCTGCATCGACATCATCAACGAGGTGAAGGAGATCGAGGGCATTTCCGGCATTCACGTCATGGCCTACCGCCAGGAGGAATATGTCGCCGAAATGGTGCATGATTCCGGCGTTCTGAAGGGCCGTCAGCCTTGGAAGCGCGAGGCAAGCCGCACGGATGCGCTCGTCGCCGAGCGGCTGCACCAGATCAGCGAAGGCAGAGAAGAAAACCAGCAGGCGATGGCGGAAATCGCTGCCCATCACACGCCGCCACAGACGCATTGAATTCGAGACGACAGCAGCAGGCCAGGAGAGGAACCGGCCGGCTTGTAACCCAGATCACCGCACGATAGACCAGCTATCGGGCCAACTGACCAGAGGATCAGATATGACGCGTACCATCGTTGCCTCCGCCACCCGCGAGATCGTCATCGGCTTCGACCAGCCCTTCTGCGTGATCGGCGAGCGCATCAACCCGACGGGGCGCAAGAAGCTCGCCGCCGAGATGATCGAAGGCAATTTCGACACCGTTATCAAGGATGCTCTGGAACAGGTTGCCGCCGGCGCCACCATGCTCGACGTCAATGCGGGCGTCACTTCGGTCAACCCGAACGAGACCGAACCGGGTCTCCTCGTGCAGACGCTGGAGATCGTGCAAGGCCTCGTCGACGTGCCGCTCTCCATCGACAGCTCGGTCACGGCGGCGATCGAGGCTGCCCTCAAGGTTGCCAAGGGCCGCCCGCTGGTCAA
The Rhizobium sp. 11515TR DNA segment above includes these coding regions:
- a CDS encoding DUF1638 domain-containing protein, with amino-acid sequence MEKDPPPDKRTATQKVHVIACGAIAREILAVTRINGLDHIDLHCLPAIYHSYPQKIAPALEEAIVDARTRGFEKIFIGYADCGTGGDIDRICEREGIERLSGPHCYSFFTGNEAFAAREDDITSFFLTDFLARQFEAFVIVPLGLDRHPELRDMYFGNYRKVVYLSQEEDPALQAKAKEAAAYLGLDYEYRYTGYGDLARELLTV
- a CDS encoding methylenetetrahydrofolate reductase C-terminal domain-containing protein, which codes for MADAVQKPGNAAAGAKAASGAYTPAGVSPNRRARRKYTVRLWAVRHSRFFEWFYRRFADAFLLLHPLWKAFGYDRVERPITFIERNVKGFLFDCRMCGQCALSSTGMSCPMNCPKQLRNGPCGGVRANGNCEVEPDMPCVWVQAWNGSRNMVHGDAILNVQKPVNQSLRETSSWLRVTAEAAATREAAKKEA
- a CDS encoding methylenetetrahydrofolate reductase, with amino-acid sequence MSHIDENPLGVHLPLDPLPGHYSLGRLERVLRRGEFAVTAELNPPDSANAEDVYERAAIFEGWVDGINAVDASGANCHMSSVGICALLTRMGYAPIMQIACRDKNRIAIQGDVLGAAAMGVCNIMCLTGDGVQAGDQPGAKPVFDLDCMSLLETVRIMRDNAKFLSGRKLTSPPRVFLGAAINPFAPPYDFRPYRLAKKIEAGAQFVQSQYCYDVPMFREYMKKVRDLGLHEKCFILVGVGPLASAKTARWMRSNVPGVHIPDEVIKRIEGAQDQKKEGKQLCIDIINEVKEIEGISGIHVMAYRQEEYVAEMVHDSGVLKGRQPWKREASRTDALVAERLHQISEGREENQQAMAEIAAHHTPPQTH
- a CDS encoding entericidin domain-containing protein — translated: MTAPTLTKIAAACAVLMVLASCANTIRGVGRDTANAVHATEDAGHTVKKAAQ
- a CDS encoding virulence factor codes for the protein MADRIVVYWRDIPAQVIIKKGRQTAKRELSLRFTEAIDMCAMRTGAAETDDYLAEWRKADPVPVSDDLEAEADKAASELEAAYDRERLVALVKSGGRDNG